A single window of Methylomarinum sp. Ch1-1 DNA harbors:
- a CDS encoding type II secretion system F family protein, with the protein MGQITQFFEQLTQFIIGVTGDPVIGRYVVIGLFALSVFALVLAFYFLIFGMYNPVRTRLHAVTGTQQEGHFFRNTTEQLGGYFVIRDRAGEKMSYDRERLLHAGYHKKNSLSHYYGVKILLTLFLPVLVFVVCSFFPKIQGNVLLMMVAAGFMLGFIGPSFYLDNKVNARQRIIRNSFPDVVDQLIVCTEAGLGLDAGLQRVARDSALSNEEMGYELGLVNAELRAGVDRERALRNLVSRTGVEDIRGLVSALSQSMRFGTSIGDTLRVFADELRDKRMQKAEEEAAKLAVKMLFPLAFCFFPGIFIVILGPAVISIYKALGI; encoded by the coding sequence ATGGGGCAAATTACACAATTTTTTGAACAGCTGACGCAATTCATCATCGGCGTCACCGGCGACCCGGTGATCGGTCGTTACGTGGTGATCGGCTTGTTCGCCTTGTCGGTTTTCGCACTGGTGTTGGCTTTTTATTTTTTAATCTTTGGCATGTACAACCCGGTCAGGACCAGGCTGCATGCCGTTACCGGCACCCAGCAAGAAGGCCACTTTTTCCGCAATACCACCGAGCAGCTCGGGGGGTATTTTGTCATCAGGGACAGAGCCGGCGAGAAAATGTCTTACGATCGCGAGCGATTGTTGCATGCCGGTTATCATAAAAAGAACAGCCTTTCGCATTACTACGGCGTCAAGATTCTATTGACATTATTTTTGCCGGTGCTTGTGTTTGTCGTGTGTTCTTTTTTTCCGAAAATTCAAGGCAATGTTCTATTGATGATGGTGGCGGCGGGTTTCATGTTGGGTTTCATCGGCCCCAGCTTTTATCTGGACAACAAGGTAAATGCCCGTCAACGCATCATTCGCAATTCCTTTCCGGATGTGGTCGATCAGTTGATTGTATGCACCGAGGCAGGGTTGGGGCTGGATGCCGGCTTGCAAAGGGTCGCCAGGGATTCGGCGCTGAGCAATGAAGAGATGGGCTATGAGTTAGGACTGGTGAATGCCGAATTGCGCGCCGGTGTCGATAGAGAGCGGGCCTTGAGAAACCTGGTGAGCAGAACCGGGGTAGAGGATATCCGGGGATTGGTTTCCGCCCTGTCGCAAAGCATGCGCTTCGGCACCAGCATCGGCGATACCTTGCGGGTCTTCGCCGATGAACTGAGAGATAAGCGGATGCAAAAAGCCGAAGAAGAGGCCGCGAAACTGGCGGTCAAGATGCTGTTTCCGCTGGCGTTTTGTTTTTTTCCCGGGATTTTTATCGTAATTCTCGGGCCGGCCGTTATTTCTATCTACAAAGCCCTGGGGATTTAG
- a CDS encoding Crp/Fnr family transcriptional regulator, which yields MTSQDANRQNLLLNLLPAAVYERLAPHLEEVALPLGEVIYESSDILSHAYFPTTNIVSLLYVLENGASAEIAVVGNDGMLGVALFMGGETMPNRAVVQSAGHSYRLRKHLLLKEFDRSGGRRTGALNNLLLRYSQALITQMAQTAVCNRHHSVDQQLCRWLLLSLDRLSSNELAMTQELIANMLGVRREGVTEAAIKLQKAGLIHYCRGRITVLDRPGLEARVCECYRVVKMEFDRLLPPP from the coding sequence ATGACGAGTCAGGATGCTAACAGACAAAACCTCCTTCTCAACTTACTGCCCGCAGCCGTTTACGAACGCCTTGCCCCTCATCTAGAAGAGGTCGCGCTACCGCTCGGAGAAGTCATTTACGAGTCCAGCGACATTTTGAGTCACGCCTATTTCCCGACAACCAACATCGTATCGTTGCTTTATGTCTTGGAAAATGGCGCGTCAGCCGAAATCGCCGTGGTCGGTAACGATGGCATGCTCGGCGTCGCCCTCTTCATGGGTGGCGAAACCATGCCTAATCGGGCCGTCGTGCAAAGCGCAGGCCACAGCTACCGACTGCGGAAGCATTTGCTGCTGAAGGAGTTCGACCGCTCCGGGGGACGCCGTACCGGCGCATTGAATAATTTGTTGCTGCGCTATTCCCAGGCGCTGATTACCCAGATGGCACAGACGGCGGTCTGCAATCGCCATCATTCGGTGGATCAGCAACTTTGTCGCTGGCTACTACTCAGCCTAGACCGACTCTCATCGAACGAGTTAGCCATGACCCAGGAACTGATCGCCAATATGCTGGGCGTGCGCCGCGAAGGCGTCACCGAGGCCGCCATAAAATTGCAGAAAGCGGGCTTGATTCATTATTGCCGAGGCCGTATCACGGTGCTGGATCGGCCGGGATTGGAAGCGCGCGTCTGCGAGTGTTACCGCGTGGTTAAAATGGAATTCGATCGTCTGCTCCCCCCACCCTGA
- the ltrA gene encoding group II intron reverse transcriptase/maturase yields the protein MPRNEETVTTKLQRIAEKARNEPNCQFTSLFHLMTVEMLWGCFDVLRNHAASGIDGVTKQQYENNLLENLQQLVGKLHRMAYLPQPVQRVYIPKPGTDKLRPLGIPALEDKLVQAGLVKILQAIYEQDFIDDSYGFRPGKSCHDALRALSQTVENRPINHIVEADIKGFFDTVDQEQLMTFLAHRIADKRVLRYIKRFLKAGIVEDGQFKASETGTPQGGVISPLLANLYLHYSLDLWMTRKFAKSCGGVARMIRYADDFVVCFQQEADAKRFRNELEARLALFELTLAPEKTQCIEFGPLAVKRARARGEKAATFDFLGFTHYCSRTRDGKRFRMKRKTIGKRLTAKLKAYRAWLKANRNLPTAEILKRTARKLRGHYGYYGVTDNSRGINLYFYQVQRILHKWLNRRGRRNCCSWAKFALLLARFPLPKPKILVNLF from the coding sequence GTGCCCAGAAACGAAGAAACGGTAACCACGAAACTGCAACGTATAGCGGAGAAAGCCCGTAACGAACCGAACTGTCAGTTCACCAGCTTGTTTCATCTGATGACAGTGGAAATGTTATGGGGATGCTTTGACGTGCTGAGGAATCATGCTGCGTCAGGTATTGATGGAGTCACCAAGCAACAGTACGAGAACAACTTACTGGAAAACCTTCAGCAGCTAGTTGGTAAACTGCACCGAATGGCCTACCTACCCCAACCGGTGCAACGGGTTTACATCCCCAAGCCCGGGACTGATAAGTTAAGGCCCTTAGGGATACCGGCGCTGGAAGACAAACTGGTGCAAGCCGGGCTGGTCAAAATCTTACAGGCTATCTATGAGCAAGACTTTATAGACGACTCGTATGGATTCAGGCCGGGTAAAAGCTGTCATGATGCGCTGCGAGCGTTAAGCCAAACAGTCGAAAATCGACCGATAAACCACATTGTGGAAGCCGATATAAAAGGCTTTTTCGATACGGTTGACCAAGAGCAGCTGATGACTTTTCTCGCGCATCGTATCGCCGACAAACGCGTATTGCGCTACATCAAACGCTTCTTGAAAGCGGGTATCGTCGAAGACGGACAGTTTAAAGCCAGTGAAACAGGTACGCCGCAAGGTGGCGTGATATCGCCCTTGCTAGCTAATCTCTATTTGCACTACAGCCTAGACTTGTGGATGACCCGCAAGTTTGCGAAAAGCTGCGGTGGAGTCGCCCGAATGATACGCTATGCGGACGACTTTGTCGTCTGCTTCCAGCAGGAAGCGGATGCCAAACGATTCCGGAACGAGCTAGAAGCACGGCTCGCCCTGTTTGAGCTGACGTTAGCACCGGAGAAAACGCAATGCATTGAATTTGGCCCGTTAGCGGTCAAACGTGCGAGAGCGCGTGGCGAAAAGGCGGCGACCTTTGATTTTCTGGGGTTTACCCATTACTGTTCACGGACGCGAGACGGAAAACGCTTTCGGATGAAGCGGAAGACGATCGGTAAACGCCTAACGGCGAAGCTGAAAGCCTACCGTGCATGGCTTAAGGCAAACCGAAACCTGCCGACCGCCGAAATACTCAAGCGAACCGCCCGCAAACTGCGAGGCCATTACGGCTACTATGGCGTCACCGATAACAGTCGAGGAATAAACCTGTACTTTTATCAAGTGCAACGCATTCTACACAAATGGCTGAATCGGCGAGGTCGGAGAAACTGCTGTAGTTGGGCAAAGTTTGCTCTATTGTTAGCGCGTTTTCCACTGCCGAAACCTAAAATCTTGGTGAATCTATTCTGA
- a CDS encoding type II secretion system F family protein, whose product MDQKTLIIFLLLIAGAVFLLSQLILVPSFGTRSVESRLIKRRLKNMTEAGRAGEYSLVRKKYLRELSTLERILESLPGTDRVQDLLEQAGKTYPAYRVILAMIGLAIIVGIITWIFTTNIIAAPLAGLFAGFVPYMKLKSDRKKRLDLFEEQLPEALDMMTRALRAGYPFNEAMHYIAEEMEEPIAHEFGITFEEINYGRDVRQAFNYLLMRVPSTNLVAATTAILIQRETGGNLAELLGKISGILRQRFRFQRRVKTITAESRMSAWVLSLLPFFVFLVITLRTPDYVKPLFDTEMGNLILGGGLVLQVIGALWVRKQINFDI is encoded by the coding sequence ATGGATCAAAAGACGTTAATTATCTTCTTGCTGCTGATTGCCGGCGCGGTGTTCTTATTGTCGCAGCTTATTTTAGTGCCCTCGTTTGGCACGCGCTCCGTCGAAAGTCGCTTGATTAAAAGGCGCCTGAAGAATATGACCGAGGCGGGGCGGGCTGGAGAGTATTCGCTGGTTCGGAAAAAATATTTACGCGAATTATCGACGCTGGAACGCATACTGGAGAGCCTGCCGGGAACGGATCGGGTTCAGGATTTGTTGGAGCAGGCGGGTAAAACCTATCCCGCTTATCGGGTGATACTCGCGATGATTGGGTTGGCGATTATCGTCGGGATCATTACCTGGATTTTTACAACCAATATCATTGCCGCTCCGCTGGCGGGTTTATTCGCCGGCTTCGTGCCCTATATGAAGTTAAAAAGCGATCGCAAAAAACGCTTGGATTTGTTCGAAGAACAGTTGCCGGAGGCGTTGGACATGATGACCCGGGCCTTGCGGGCCGGTTATCCCTTCAATGAAGCGATGCATTATATCGCAGAGGAAATGGAAGAGCCTATCGCACATGAATTCGGCATTACCTTTGAAGAAATCAATTATGGCCGCGATGTCAGACAGGCGTTTAACTATTTGTTGATGCGGGTGCCGAGCACCAATCTGGTGGCGGCGACCACCGCCATTCTGATTCAGCGGGAAACCGGCGGCAACTTAGCCGAATTGCTCGGCAAAATCAGCGGCATACTGCGGCAACGTTTCCGATTTCAACGACGCGTGAAAACGATTACCGCAGAGTCGAGAATGTCGGCCTGGGTGCTGTCGCTGTTGCCTTTCTTTGTGTTTCTGGTGATTACCTTAAGAACACCTGATTATGTCAAGCCGTTATTCGATACAGAGATGGGGAACCTTATCTTGGGCGGAGGACTGGTGTTGCAGGTGATCGGCGCCTTGTGGGTCAGGAAACAGATCAATTTTGATATTTAG
- the nagZ gene encoding beta-N-acetylhexosaminidase, with protein MSSQQSIGPVMLDIEGVTLSAYEREKISHPNTGAVILFSRNYESPEQVTELIKAIRDSRDGDILIAVDQEGGRVQRFQNGFTRLPAARHYADKPELAEPAGWLMAMELLAVGVDFSFAPVLDIDCGISEIIGDRSFSQDSRLAAQYAGDFRKGMRKAGMAATGKHFPGHGAVALDSHLALPIDERDLATIRAKDLLPFRQLIAEGLEAVMPAHVVYPAVDDLPAGFSHTWIQQILRDELHFNGVVFSDDLSMEGAASVGDFPERARLAQQAGCDMILVCNNPQAADQVLENLPINNDPTRNARLNNMRGKSTMNREQLLASPQWRQVSAQIKQFL; from the coding sequence ATGTCATCACAACAATCCATAGGCCCGGTCATGCTTGATATCGAGGGAGTCACTCTCTCTGCGTATGAGCGGGAAAAAATCAGCCATCCCAATACCGGGGCGGTCATCCTGTTTTCGCGCAACTACGAGTCCCCAGAGCAAGTCACCGAACTGATCAAAGCCATACGCGACAGCCGCGACGGAGACATTTTAATCGCCGTCGACCAGGAAGGCGGTCGGGTGCAGCGCTTTCAAAACGGTTTCACCCGCCTGCCCGCGGCCCGTCATTATGCCGATAAACCGGAACTGGCCGAGCCGGCCGGCTGGCTAATGGCGATGGAATTATTGGCGGTGGGCGTGGATTTCAGTTTCGCTCCGGTGCTGGATATCGATTGCGGCATCAGCGAAATCATTGGCGACCGCTCATTTTCGCAGGACAGCCGTTTGGCCGCGCAATATGCCGGAGACTTCCGCAAAGGCATGCGCAAGGCCGGCATGGCGGCGACCGGCAAACATTTCCCCGGCCATGGCGCCGTCGCGCTGGATTCCCACCTGGCCTTGCCGATCGATGAACGCGATCTGGCAACGATCCGCGCCAAGGACCTGCTGCCTTTCCGGCAATTGATTGCGGAAGGCCTTGAGGCGGTGATGCCGGCCCATGTGGTTTATCCGGCTGTCGATGATTTGCCGGCCGGCTTTTCCCACACCTGGATACAGCAAATCTTACGCGATGAATTGCATTTCAACGGCGTCGTCTTCAGCGATGACCTAAGCATGGAAGGCGCCGCCAGCGTCGGCGATTTTCCGGAGCGCGCCCGCCTGGCCCAACAAGCGGGTTGCGACATGATATTGGTGTGCAATAATCCGCAAGCGGCCGACCAGGTTCTGGAAAACCTGCCGATTAACAACGATCCGACCCGCAACGCCAGACTGAACAATATGCGCGGCAAGTCGACAATGAATCGAGAGCAATTACTCGCCTCGCCGCAATGGCGACAAGTTTCCGCCCAAATCAAACAATTTTTGTAA
- a CDS encoding hypoxanthine-guanine phosphoribosyltransferase, translated as MLNEIKQVQQTALLLHSEEEVEQAIDNMATEINTMLGDRNPVLLCAMNGGLVTTGKLLTRLNFPLTVDAINASRYRDEIRGGEIKWLLKPATPLKDRTVLIVDDILDEGYTMEALFEFCQQQGASSIYTAVLIDKKLEQAKPISADFVGLEVEDHYLFGYGMDYKGYLRNAAGIYACKESS; from the coding sequence ATGCTTAACGAAATCAAACAAGTACAACAAACCGCCTTGCTATTGCACAGCGAAGAGGAAGTGGAACAAGCCATCGACAACATGGCGACGGAGATCAATACGATGCTCGGCGATCGCAATCCGGTGTTGCTTTGCGCGATGAACGGCGGCCTGGTCACCACCGGCAAGCTGTTGACTCGGCTAAATTTTCCGTTGACCGTCGATGCGATCAACGCCAGTCGCTACCGAGACGAAATCAGAGGCGGCGAAATCAAATGGTTGTTAAAACCGGCCACGCCATTAAAAGACCGCACGGTGCTGATTGTCGACGACATCCTCGATGAAGGCTACACGATGGAGGCATTGTTCGAATTTTGTCAGCAACAAGGCGCTAGCTCGATATACACCGCGGTGCTGATCGACAAGAAATTGGAACAAGCAAAGCCGATTAGCGCCGATTTTGTCGGCCTGGAAGTCGAAGACCATTATCTATTCGGCTACGGCATGGATTACAAGGGTTATCTCAGAAATGCGGCGGGCATTTACGCCTGCAAGGAGTCCTCATGA
- a CDS encoding lmo0937 family membrane protein, which yields MKCKCRQWTAPYGEAIMLETLAILLIILWLLGLVSSYTLGGFIHILLVIAVIVIVLRIIRGRRPM from the coding sequence ATGAAATGCAAATGCCGTCAATGGACGGCCCCTTACGGAGAAGCAATCATGCTTGAAACGCTAGCAATCCTCTTGATTATCCTTTGGCTGCTTGGTTTGGTCTCGTCGTACACGCTGGGGGGATTCATTCACATTCTGTTGGTCATTGCCGTCATCGTGATTGTGCTTCGCATCATTCGAGGTCGAAGGCCCATGTAG
- a CDS encoding DUF3309 family protein has protein sequence MSIGTILLVILILILVGVIPVWPYSRGWGYGPSGGLGAILIILLILVLLGVI, from the coding sequence ATGTCAATCGGTACAATCTTACTCGTCATTCTTATCCTGATCCTCGTTGGCGTTATTCCTGTCTGGCCGTATAGCCGGGGATGGGGGTATGGGCCCAGCGGCGGACTCGGGGCAATACTGATCATCTTACTGATCCTGGTCTTATTGGGCGTAATCTAG
- a CDS encoding CpaF family protein, translating into MNLKGRIQKNLKQHAQIATTQESAEKSSTPQEEGRPSLKFDLLTAKEFDFKESIHDRLMDILDLSLIVKMPDEDARKQISEITRRLIDEEPVPIAAQRRQLIVNEVINDILGLGPLEHLLYEPSIADILVNGHNSIYIERFGTLEKTPVTFKDDEHLLKIIDRIVTQVGRRIDESSPLVDARLKDGSRVNAIIPPLAIDGPSLSIRRFTQDKMQLEDMVAIGSLSEAMAEVFANMLKVRLNIIVSGGTGTGKTTMLNALSNNIPKKERVVTIEDSAELQLRMDNLVRLETRPANIEGKGEVNQRDLVKNALRMRPDRIILGEVRGEESFDMLQAMNTGHDGSLTTVHANSPRDALARVENMVTMAGFDLPVKTIRSQISSAINVVIQLERMEDGKRRVVSVSEINSMEGDIITMSEIFRFERTGLDEHGNVLGNFISTGIVPRFHERMKKRGMNVSMDVYSDQSMQTI; encoded by the coding sequence GTGAATTTAAAAGGTCGTATACAAAAAAATCTCAAACAACATGCTCAGATAGCCACCACCCAGGAATCTGCAGAGAAATCTTCAACACCGCAGGAGGAAGGCAGGCCGTCCTTGAAATTTGATTTGTTAACGGCCAAGGAATTTGATTTTAAGGAAAGTATTCATGACAGATTAATGGATATATTGGATCTGTCTTTGATCGTGAAAATGCCTGACGAGGATGCGCGTAAGCAGATCAGTGAAATTACCCGGCGCTTGATCGATGAGGAGCCGGTACCCATTGCCGCGCAACGACGGCAACTGATTGTCAATGAGGTCATTAACGATATTCTCGGCTTAGGGCCGCTGGAACACTTGTTATATGAACCGTCGATAGCCGATATTCTGGTCAATGGCCACAATTCCATATATATAGAACGTTTTGGCACGTTAGAAAAAACCCCCGTTACCTTTAAAGATGACGAGCATTTATTAAAAATTATCGACCGAATCGTCACCCAGGTCGGGCGCCGAATAGACGAGTCATCGCCGTTGGTCGATGCGCGCTTGAAGGATGGCTCTAGGGTGAATGCAATTATTCCGCCGTTGGCCATCGACGGCCCCTCATTATCCATTCGTCGTTTTACCCAGGATAAAATGCAATTAGAAGACATGGTGGCGATCGGCAGTTTGAGCGAGGCGATGGCCGAGGTGTTCGCCAATATGTTGAAAGTCAGGCTGAATATTATCGTCTCTGGCGGGACGGGCACCGGTAAGACGACCATGCTCAACGCGCTTTCAAACAACATTCCTAAAAAAGAACGGGTGGTGACGATCGAAGACTCCGCCGAATTACAGCTCCGGATGGACAATCTGGTGCGTCTGGAAACGAGGCCGGCGAATATCGAAGGCAAAGGCGAAGTCAATCAGCGCGACTTGGTCAAGAATGCCTTGAGGATGCGGCCGGACCGAATCATCCTCGGCGAGGTCAGGGGCGAGGAATCGTTCGATATGCTGCAGGCGATGAATACCGGGCATGATGGTTCGTTGACGACGGTGCACGCCAACTCGCCTCGGGATGCGCTGGCGCGGGTGGAGAATATGGTGACGATGGCGGGCTTCGACTTACCGGTCAAGACCATCCGCTCGCAAATTTCATCGGCCATCAATGTGGTGATTCAGTTGGAGCGCATGGAAGACGGCAAGCGGCGAGTCGTCAGTGTCAGCGAAATCAACAGCATGGAAGGGGACATCATCACGATGTCGGAAATATTCAGATTTGAACGCACGGGACTCGATGAACATGGCAATGTCCTCGGTAATTTTATTTCTACCGGTATAGTGCCGAGATTCCATGAGCGGATGAAAAAACGCGGCATGAATGTCAGCATGGACGTTTATAGCGATCAGAGTATGCAGACTATTTAA
- a CDS encoding Thivi_2564 family membrane protein, whose translation MDLISLVVVLIVVGVLLWLVNSYLPMEARIKNILNIVVIIAVVLWLLRVFGVLGLVPNALLSIVVSLAVVGLLLWLVNSYIPMDARIKQILNVVVIIVVVLWLLSAFGVLSGIPRFNIGNP comes from the coding sequence ATGGATTTAATTTCACTTGTGGTAGTACTTATCGTCGTCGGTGTGCTGCTGTGGCTGGTCAACAGCTACCTCCCGATGGAGGCGCGCATCAAGAATATTCTGAACATCGTAGTGATCATCGCGGTAGTGCTGTGGCTGCTGCGCGTATTCGGTGTCTTGGGACTGGTCCCGAATGCATTGCTTTCAATAGTGGTGTCCCTGGCCGTTGTCGGTTTGCTGTTGTGGCTGGTCAACAGCTATATCCCCATGGATGCGCGCATCAAGCAGATTCTGAACGTCGTAGTGATTATCGTGGTGGTTTTGTGGCTTCTGAGTGCTTTTGGCGTGTTGAGTGGAATTCCGAGGTTTAATATCGGAAATCCGTAG
- a CDS encoding S-methyl-5'-thioinosine phosphorylase, translating into MTLAIIGGTGLTQLSELNITGRQTLTTPYGDPSADYVTGELNGQQIIFLARHGHPHTIPPHKINYRANIWGLKDLGVTKIVAVAAVGGITADMAPARIAIPDQLIDYSYGREQTFFADDLDEVTHIDFTHPYTPSLRQQLLSAADSAAISIVSTGTYGCTQGPRLETSAEILRMERDGCDLVGMTGMPEAALARELGIDYAALAVVANWAAGKGAGEISMEEIAQHLEAGMSDVLNLLNCLISAS; encoded by the coding sequence ATGACACTGGCGATTATCGGCGGCACCGGCCTGACGCAACTCAGTGAACTGAACATTACCGGACGACAAACACTGACGACGCCTTACGGCGACCCTTCGGCGGATTATGTCACCGGTGAACTGAACGGCCAACAAATCATATTTCTGGCCAGGCACGGCCACCCTCATACGATACCGCCGCATAAGATCAATTACCGCGCCAATATCTGGGGCCTAAAAGATTTGGGGGTGACGAAAATCGTCGCCGTCGCCGCGGTCGGCGGAATCACGGCCGATATGGCGCCGGCTCGCATCGCCATTCCCGACCAGTTGATCGATTACAGTTACGGGAGAGAGCAGACTTTTTTTGCCGACGATCTGGATGAAGTAACGCATATCGATTTCACCCATCCCTACACGCCCTCGTTACGTCAGCAGCTGTTGAGCGCGGCGGACAGTGCGGCAATTTCTATCGTCAGCACAGGCACCTACGGCTGCACCCAGGGCCCAAGACTGGAAACCAGCGCCGAAATCCTGAGGATGGAGCGAGACGGCTGCGACCTGGTCGGCATGACCGGCATGCCCGAGGCGGCCTTGGCCAGAGAATTGGGTATCGATTACGCCGCCTTGGCTGTCGTCGCCAACTGGGCGGCCGGTAAAGGCGCGGGTGAAATCAGCATGGAGGAAATCGCACAACATCTTGAAGCCGGCATGAGCGATGTATTGAATTTGCTCAATTGTTTAATCAGCGCATCGTAG
- a CDS encoding tetratricopeptide repeat protein gives MKKSGDILTLLDPETKTEQQALAKAENALREGNTEVARFYFAKALQFNNKNVHALEQIAAIHGRNGNHELAAKIYKQILAIDSSNQSANEKLGLYALKNGRVESAKQFLSKAVLKTDTHWRSHNGLGIIADLDKDYVSAIYHYQAALNVQPNNPLLLNNLGYSYYLSGNLAKAKEFFNYALRFDHQYERAIHNLALIEIKHNAFANAYALFNRVMKPYEAWNNIGYLCMINEQYGPAEKFLRRAISESPVYFPKAHENLKTLVSLKKSLKENSDQISSTSDSLSKQQNVQVVTGTAHKRSAGKSKAKAVSARKEVVSLKMLKKEKLPANKKPVKSTVKTLTTQSSIKETVSQRSVEVGAKQISAEKKSDDSPVTKSPQPLPASAIKQAQAQSVPDIPVKSGESTTNAVGKDSDLENKSQKTQAAPVKKINNEMIAEAEYEKSADGLNEEALNSDSVSKQESSSVPGITGKSSAHKKENRISKAENQEPTTVERPIIERDHDRQAAPVNEAEAKNSTSESVAPDSAPNPLIKPEIVQFSSTTKNSESQATEAKQDKEELERGLTSDSAQAGPVENMAMGDKKAVSIKAKPIAQDKQESVKLTE, from the coding sequence TTGAAAAAATCAGGCGATATATTAACGCTGTTGGACCCGGAAACCAAGACCGAACAACAGGCATTGGCAAAGGCGGAAAATGCGCTTAGGGAAGGCAACACAGAAGTCGCGCGTTTTTATTTTGCCAAGGCCTTACAGTTCAATAACAAAAATGTCCATGCGCTGGAGCAAATCGCGGCGATACATGGACGTAACGGAAATCATGAGTTAGCGGCTAAAATTTACAAACAAATTTTAGCGATCGATAGCTCGAATCAATCGGCTAATGAAAAACTCGGTCTTTATGCCTTAAAAAATGGCCGGGTGGAGAGCGCCAAACAATTTTTATCCAAGGCGGTGCTAAAAACCGATACACACTGGCGATCCCATAATGGTTTAGGCATCATCGCCGACTTGGACAAAGACTATGTTTCGGCAATTTATCATTATCAGGCGGCCTTGAACGTTCAGCCGAATAATCCGCTATTGTTGAATAATCTTGGCTATTCCTATTATCTTTCCGGAAATCTTGCCAAAGCCAAAGAGTTTTTCAATTATGCGTTGAGGTTCGATCATCAGTATGAAAGAGCCATTCACAATCTGGCCTTGATCGAGATCAAGCATAACGCCTTTGCCAATGCCTATGCATTGTTTAACCGTGTCATGAAGCCTTATGAGGCGTGGAATAATATCGGTTATCTCTGCATGATCAATGAGCAATATGGCCCCGCGGAAAAGTTCCTGCGAAGGGCGATTAGCGAATCCCCGGTTTATTTTCCCAAGGCGCATGAAAACTTGAAGACCCTGGTGTCTTTAAAAAAAAGCCTAAAAGAGAATAGCGATCAAATTTCATCCACCAGCGATTCGTTGTCTAAACAGCAGAATGTTCAGGTTGTTACCGGGACAGCTCATAAGCGTAGCGCTGGTAAAAGCAAAGCCAAGGCGGTGAGCGCAAGGAAAGAAGTTGTTTCTTTAAAAATGTTGAAGAAAGAAAAACTTCCGGCTAATAAAAAGCCTGTCAAATCCACGGTAAAGACGCTAACAACACAATCGTCAATCAAGGAAACAGTAAGTCAGCGCTCGGTTGAAGTAGGGGCTAAGCAAATATCCGCGGAGAAAAAAAGCGATGATTCACCGGTAACAAAATCACCCCAGCCTCTACCTGCTTCAGCGATAAAACAGGCGCAAGCCCAGTCAGTCCCGGACATACCGGTAAAGAGTGGCGAGTCAACGACTAATGCCGTTGGCAAGGATAGTGATTTAGAAAATAAGTCACAAAAGACGCAGGCGGCCCCGGTGAAAAAAATAAATAATGAAATGATAGCGGAAGCAGAGTATGAAAAATCGGCGGATGGGCTCAATGAGGAGGCGTTGAACAGCGATAGTGTTAGCAAACAAGAGAGTTCTTCGGTTCCCGGCATAACAGGCAAAAGCAGTGCGCATAAAAAAGAGAACCGGATTAGTAAAGCCGAAAATCAGGAGCCAACAACGGTCGAAAGGCCGATAATAGAACGTGACCATGATCGACAGGCTGCGCCAGTGAATGAAGCTGAAGCGAAAAATTCGACGAGCGAGTCTGTCGCTCCTGATTCGGCGCCGAATCCGCTGATTAAACCCGAAATAGTTCAGTTTAGTTCCACGACGAAAAATTCAGAATCCCAGGCGACGGAAGCAAAGCAAGATAAAGAAGAGTTGGAGAGGGGGTTGACCAGTGATTCAGCACAAGCAGGTCCAGTTGAAAACATGGCTATGGGCGATAAAAAGGCCGTATCGATCAAGGCGAAGCCAATAGCGCAGGATAAGCAAGAGAGCGTAAAACTTACGGAATAG